From Hydractinia symbiolongicarpus strain clone_291-10 chromosome 12, HSymV2.1, whole genome shotgun sequence, one genomic window encodes:
- the LOC130622769 gene encoding alpha-(1,3)-fucosyltransferase C-like, whose translation MKILIMKLIYRIPVIIFVTCILLLTYMMMTPEEYQSIFHWYKKDVSKDESQVEDNKQQNTEEVEVHNQQHLSDAIKLDQEFNEFLKLTTHKPIKSKITRKKGRNTKHQNIRTNDHPITQNNNIRSDDRAIEREFPYIILPNEEKKSVDKNKKLILIYTALHRSEEWYNLPQSKLKGYLKRTKCKTSNCRVTYDKDLFSKADAVIFHERNMLSIGLLNRLSSRRYRPRSQRWIFFTSETPKNTEDGVIPYNGFFNWTMTYKKDSDIYLPYLQYRKLKKKARRPDPNFNYAKGKSRTIAWLVGNCDFEFRMEFVHALEQFTSVYVGGYCRDDFRNKIICTRWCNQSVLDDYKFYLSLENGICTDYISEKYWKYLEQGLVPIVLGGANYSDPRLAIPGSFIDATKFKSVKDLADYINYLDQNDTAYNEYFKWKQKYKIWHPLEGDWPFESYFLCKICGMLHQNLPIKFYDYLSDFWSVENDCEIPEKEMRKRINLTGYNWEDRHRRAEKQALIDAAHIPKDFDEEEHDNEFNDEFSDDLA comes from the exons ATGAAGATTTTGATTATGAAGTTGATTTATCGAATACCTGTGATTATTTTTGTTACTTGTATTTTGCTGCTCACATACATGATGATGACACCTGAGGAATATCAAAGCATATTTCattggtataaaaaggatgtgAGTAAAGATGAAAG TCAAGTTGAAGACAACAAACAGCAAAACACGGAGGAGGTTGAGGTACATAATCAACAACACTTATCTGATGCAATAAAGTTAGATCAAGAATTTAATGAATTCTTAAAGTTAACTACCCATAAACctataaaaagtaaaattacgAGAAAAAAAGGCAGAAATACTAAACACCAAAACATACGAACGAACGACCACCCCATAACTCAGAACAATAACATACGGAGTGATGATAGAGCTATAGAGAGGGAGTTTCCCTACATAATACTGCCGAACGAAGAGaaaaaaagtgtagataagaaTAAAAAGCTTATATTAATATACACAGCTCTGCATAGATCAGAAGAATGGTACAACTTGCCACAAAGTAAACTAAAAGGATATCTTAAAAGAACGAAATGCAAAACAAGTAACTGCCGTGTTACCTACGACAAAGATTTGTTTTCGAAAGCAGACGCTGTAATTTTTCATGAGCGTAATATGCTAAGCATAGGTCTGTTAAATCGACTTTCGTCACGGAGGTATCGACCAAGGTCTCAGCGATGGATATTTTTTACATCAGAAACTCCAAAGAACACTGAAGATGGGGTTATCCCATACAATGGGTTTTTTAACTGGACTATGACTTATAAGAAAGACAGTGATATATATCTGCCATATTTGCAGTACcgaaaactaaagaaaaaagcGCGACGTCCTGATCCCAATTTCAATTATGCGAAAGGAAAGAGCCGTACAATTGCATGGTTAGTTGGAAATTGTGATTTTGAATTTCGTATGGAGTTTGTGCACGCTCTGGAGCAATTCACCAGTGTCTATGTCGGCGGCTATTGTCGAGATGACTTTCGAAATAAAATCATCTGCACAAGATGGTGTAACCAAAGTGTTTTGGATGACTATAAGTTTTACTTGTCCTTAGAAAACGGCATATGCACGGACTATATTAGTGAAAAGTATTGGAAATATCTAGAACAGGGATTAGTTCCTATAGTGTTAGGAGGGGCGAATTATAGCGATCCAAGATTGGCTATACCCGGTTCGTTTATCGACGCCacaaagtttaaatctgtgaaaGATCTTGCAGATTATATAAATTATCTCGATCAAAATGATACCGCCTATAATGAGTATTTCAAATGGAAGCAGAAATACAAAATATGGCACCCCTTGGAGGGGGACTGGCCCTTCGAGAGTTACTTTCTGTGTAAGATATGCGGAATGCTGCACCAGAACCTTCCCATAAAATTCTACGATTATTTATCTGATTTTTGGAGTGTAGAAAATGATTGTGAAATTCCCGAGAAGGAAATGCGCAAACGAATTAATTTAACAGGTTATAACTGGGAAGATCGTCATCGTAGGGCAGAAAAGCAAGCACTGATAGATGCTGCTCATATCCCAAAAGATTTCGACGAAGAAGAGCACGACAATGAATTCAACGACGAGTTTTCTGATGATCTTGCTTAA
- the LOC130621392 gene encoding E3 ubiquitin-protein ligase RNF181-like: MGLKLQTRVVKRKFWATGREMLKIFCAKKKCQKRRFLHTQKKSVWNICVYISHNKSRIISSLVDCFVALTYDPKKLNFFRLSHQRERRKEFFNDMASYDSANDLDPTYLLELARLLHSVIFESNSEVIDGIIPSKAKNPPASKDFISNLSSVSKELEKCSICLGPFSRKQLVKELPKCNHYFHADCILPWLGQTNTCPMCRHEYPTDDMEYEEKRRLKEKEKEREEMLEELHNSMFS, from the exons atggGGCTAAAATTGCAGACCAGAGttgtaaaaagaaagttttggGCCACAGGTAGAGaaatgttgaaaatattttgtgcaaaaaagAAGTGTCAAAAGAGAAGATTTTTACATACACAGAAGAAAAGT GTATGGAACATTTGtgtatatataagtcataacaAAAGTCGCATCATATCGTCTTTGGTTGATTGTTTTGTTGCTTTAACCTATGACCCAAAAAAACTAAACTTTTTTCGGCTGAGTCACCAAAGAGAACGcagaaaagaattttttaacgATATGGCTTCCTACGATTCTGCCAACGACCTTGATCCAACATACCTTCTGGAACTAGCTCGACTTTTACATAGTGTTATTTTTGAAAGCAACTCCGAAGTTATCGACGGAATCATTCCAAGCAAAGCGAAAAACCCGCCTGCATCAAAAGATTTTATTTCTAATTTAAGTAGCGTGTCTAAAGAACTCGAAAAATGCTCTATTTGCTTAGGTCCTTTTTCAAGGAAACAACTTGTTAAAGAGCTTCCAAAGTGCAATCATTATTTTCACGCTGATTGCATTTTACCATGGTTAGGACAAACAAACACATGTCCTATGTGTAGACACGAATATCCAACAGATGACATGGAATACGAAGAAAAACGacgtttaaaagaaaaagaaaaggaaagagAAGAAATGTTGGAGGAGTTACACAACTCGATGTTTTCTTGA